In Dehalococcoidia bacterium, the following are encoded in one genomic region:
- a CDS encoding helix-turn-helix domain-containing protein, producing the protein MNMENKDLSVEYITSGIAARLCGVSKVTVIRWIEDGHLRAFKLPKGHYRIDRDGFYRFLAEHSSPAFKEISNKEPNNTESRK; encoded by the coding sequence ATGAATATGGAGAACAAAGACTTATCGGTAGAATACATTACGAGCGGTATCGCTGCCCGTCTCTGTGGAGTAAGTAAGGTGACAGTAATACGGTGGATTGAAGATGGGCACCTGAGAGCATTCAAGCTTCCAAAGGGTCATTACCGGATAGATAGAGACGGTTTCTATCGGTTCCTGGCTGAGCATAGCTCACCGGCATTCAAGGAAATCTCCAATAAGGAACCGAACAATACTGAATCACGTAAATAA
- a CDS encoding zinc-ribbon domain-containing protein: protein MFCPKCGSENKDDGTVCEKCGAALKGGGSAKVQMEAVGHMIQSLPIKKILRYGGMAAIVIAFIAGILFDGKDPESGVFFEWLLWGILVAGVLAGLSALVAASKAGESETIMSLPVKNMLLYGAVLALFLGFLAGILFDAKDPDTSVLLQDLLWGVLTAGLLIGLSALIRPSQE from the coding sequence ATGTTTTGTCCAAAATGTGGCTCGGAAAACAAGGATGACGGCACTGTCTGTGAAAAATGTGGGGCTGCCCTGAAGGGTGGCGGATCGGCCAAGGTGCAGATGGAGGCAGTTGGTCACATGATCCAGTCGTTGCCGATCAAGAAGATCCTCAGATATGGCGGGATGGCTGCCATTGTCATTGCATTCATAGCGGGCATCTTATTCGATGGGAAAGACCCTGAATCCGGCGTCTTCTTTGAATGGCTTCTTTGGGGTATCCTCGTGGCTGGTGTGCTGGCCGGGCTTTCTGCATTGGTTGCGGCATCAAAAGCAGGAGAATCCGAGACGATCATGTCGTTACCTGTCAAGAACATGCTTTTATACGGAGCGGTTTTGGCCCTTTTCCTTGGGTTTCTGGCAGGCATTCTATTCGATGCGAAAGACCCGGATACATCGGTGCTTCTCCAAGATCTATTGTGGGGCGTTCTAACAGCCGGACTTCTGATTGGCCTTTCGGCGCTGATCCGACCTTCCCAGGAATAA
- a CDS encoding NAD(P)/FAD-dependent oxidoreductase, which translates to MTTKRVIVIGAGAGGMMAACRAAEMGADVLLLEKTLCPGNKILLTANRRCNLSNTRELDDFIAMYGPNGRFLYHAFRHYFREDLLAFLKHYGVETKIEGDGRVFPASEDAQDVVRAFERCMADHSVRLAKNIRVESILLDKGRVTGVKAGDEVYPTTTVILATGGSSYPQTGSSGDGYRLASAIGHTITALRPALIPLIVFETQRAKSMQGVSLSNVRLTAYQCPADAIDPSLTPTSDRGRGISGKQPAIPIIESRRGEMMITHFGISGPMVLLMSLAIVDALQNGPVSVSIDLFPDLNERQMRQRLQSEFDRYGKRGFRHLLDGLLPNKMVAPFIDMAAIPPEKRSHEIDAEERERLLSLLKSLRFNIKGPLSIAAAMVTAGGVSLKEIDPRTMGSRLVDGLYFCGEVMDLDGDTGGYNLQAAFSTGYVAGEEAARS; encoded by the coding sequence ATGACTACCAAGCGGGTCATTGTCATCGGTGCTGGAGCCGGGGGCATGATGGCTGCATGCCGGGCGGCCGAGATGGGCGCTGACGTCCTTCTTCTGGAAAAGACCCTGTGCCCCGGTAACAAAATCCTCCTCACAGCTAACAGGCGTTGTAATCTGAGCAACACCAGAGAACTTGATGATTTCATCGCCATGTATGGCCCCAACGGCCGTTTTCTCTATCACGCTTTTCGGCACTACTTTCGCGAAGATCTACTGGCATTCTTGAAACACTATGGTGTGGAAACCAAGATCGAGGGCGATGGGCGGGTCTTTCCCGCCTCGGAGGATGCCCAAGATGTAGTCAGAGCTTTTGAAAGGTGCATGGCTGACCATAGTGTCCGTCTGGCCAAAAACATTAGAGTAGAGAGTATACTCCTTGATAAAGGCCGTGTGACAGGCGTGAAAGCAGGGGATGAGGTATACCCAACAACAACGGTTATCCTAGCAACCGGCGGCAGTTCATATCCGCAAACAGGCTCCTCTGGCGATGGGTATCGCTTGGCCTCTGCAATCGGTCATACTATCACTGCACTTCGTCCGGCACTGATTCCCCTGATAGTGTTTGAAACCCAGCGGGCGAAAAGCATGCAAGGAGTAAGTCTCAGCAATGTGCGCCTGACTGCCTATCAGTGCCCGGCGGACGCGATCGATCCCTCCCTGACCCCAACCAGCGACCGGGGGAGAGGCATCAGCGGCAAGCAGCCAGCAATCCCGATTATCGAAAGCCGCAGAGGAGAGATGATGATCACCCACTTTGGCATCAGTGGCCCCATGGTGTTACTGATGAGCCTGGCGATTGTAGACGCACTCCAAAATGGCCCGGTGAGTGTTTCCATCGATCTCTTCCCTGATCTCAACGAAAGGCAAATGCGCCAGCGATTGCAGAGCGAATTTGACCGCTACGGCAAGCGCGGATTCCGCCATCTTCTGGATGGCCTGCTGCCGAACAAAATGGTTGCTCCCTTCATCGATATGGCAGCCATCCCGCCAGAAAAGCGCAGCCATGAAATCGACGCTGAGGAACGAGAGCGATTGTTGAGCTTACTCAAGTCGCTTCGCTTCAATATCAAAGGACCGCTCTCGATAGCCGCTGCCATGGTCACGGCAGGAGGCGTTTCTCTTAAAGAAATCGATCCGCGCACCATGGGCTCCCGATTGGTCGATGGACTCTATTTTTGCGGCGAGGTGATGGACCTTGATGGCGATACCGGTGGATATAACCTTCAAGCGGCATTTTCCACTGGATATGTTGCTGGGGAGGAAGCCGCCCGATCCTAG
- a CDS encoding NAD(P)/FAD-dependent oxidoreductase: protein MTYKADVTIIGAGVVGLSIASQVAKTGRKVFVLERNASFGQEQSSRNSEVIHAGVYYTKDSLKAKLCLEGNALLYELCEKIGIAYRKCGKLLVATSEMEAQNLERLFEIGRNNGAPLKMLSRKELARLEPNVRATSSFLSPTTGIIDSHTLMGYFQAQAREKEAQIVYRTEVIDIAKLSDGYEVKVTDPSGISTFKTRVLVNCAGLYSDRMSQMAGIDIQKANYKLHWLKGEYYSVSGGKNKMINRLIYPVPGAVSVGVHVCFDVNWRLRLGPHLYYVNEKSYNVDDSRREGFLVSSMMKALPFIQPSDLEPESSGILAMLQAEGEGLKDFVIRHEKDRGLPGFVNLVGIESPGLTSSPAIGRYVGRMIEGIL, encoded by the coding sequence GTGACGTACAAAGCCGATGTTACCATCATTGGGGCGGGAGTGGTCGGGCTGTCCATAGCTTCCCAGGTGGCAAAGACGGGAAGAAAGGTCTTCGTGCTGGAGAGGAATGCATCGTTCGGGCAGGAACAAAGCTCCCGCAACAGCGAGGTCATTCATGCAGGCGTCTATTACACCAAGGATTCCCTGAAAGCAAAGCTATGTCTGGAAGGCAACGCGCTTCTCTATGAACTTTGCGAGAAGATCGGGATAGCCTACCGGAAGTGCGGCAAGCTGCTGGTGGCAACCAGCGAGATGGAGGCGCAAAATCTGGAGAGGCTGTTTGAAATCGGCAGGAACAATGGCGCCCCTCTGAAAATGCTCTCCCGCAAGGAACTGGCCCGGCTTGAACCCAATGTGCGAGCCACCTCTTCTTTCTTATCTCCTACCACGGGGATTATCGACTCGCACACGCTCATGGGATATTTCCAAGCGCAAGCCCGGGAAAAAGAGGCTCAGATCGTTTACAGAACCGAGGTCATCGATATAGCGAAACTATCAGACGGATATGAAGTGAAGGTGACGGACCCCTCCGGCATTTCCACTTTCAAAACCAGAGTCCTGGTGAATTGTGCCGGACTTTACAGCGATAGAATGTCACAGATGGCCGGGATTGACATTCAGAAAGCCAACTACAAACTGCATTGGCTCAAAGGAGAATACTACAGCGTCAGCGGCGGCAAGAACAAAATGATCAACCGGTTGATCTATCCCGTACCCGGAGCTGTGAGCGTTGGAGTGCATGTGTGCTTTGATGTGAATTGGAGATTGCGTCTGGGCCCGCACCTTTATTATGTCAACGAAAAGAGCTACAATGTCGATGATTCGAGGCGGGAGGGTTTTCTGGTCTCCAGCATGATGAAAGCCCTGCCGTTCATCCAGCCCTCCGATCTGGAGCCTGAGTCGTCCGGCATACTGGCAATGCTTCAGGCAGAAGGGGAGGGATTGAAGGACTTTGTCATCAGACATGAGAAAGACAGAGGATTGCCCGGATTTGTGAACCTGGTGGGCATCGAATCCCCGGGCCTGACTTCTTCCCCGGCAATCGGCCGATACGTTGGCCGGATGATCGAAGGAATTTTGTAG
- a CDS encoding SIMPL domain-containing protein (The SIMPL domain is named for its presence in mouse protein SIMPL (signalling molecule that associates with mouse pelle-like kinase). Bacterial member BP26, from Brucella, was shown to assemble into a channel-like structure, while YggE from E. coli has been associated with resistance to oxidative stress.) translates to MKKIWIPVLAIVVALTLFGAAGCCDSDAENGNQAGISVTGEGKVSATPDLVTVTLGIEAQAKTVNEAQTQAADAMNKVMDSLKNGGLADKDIQTSQFSIYPITKWDEDTQQQIVLGYRVSNMVTAKIRDLGKAGQIIDAVAVAGGDLTRVQGIYFSIEYPVPYQMQAREKAFADARAKAEQMANLAKVKLDDPISISESSGYVSPVRMDYASKDEGSSSMPISPGEQEISVSVYIVYGMD, encoded by the coding sequence ATGAAAAAGATTTGGATACCCGTACTGGCGATAGTGGTAGCGCTTACCCTCTTTGGAGCAGCGGGATGCTGTGATTCCGATGCTGAGAACGGCAATCAAGCAGGCATCTCGGTAACCGGAGAAGGCAAAGTATCGGCCACGCCTGATCTGGTGACGGTGACCCTTGGCATCGAAGCCCAAGCCAAAACAGTGAACGAGGCGCAGACCCAGGCAGCCGATGCGATGAACAAGGTAATGGACTCTCTAAAGAATGGCGGGTTGGCTGATAAGGATATTCAGACCTCGCAGTTTTCCATCTATCCCATAACCAAATGGGATGAGGATACTCAACAGCAGATCGTGTTGGGCTATCGAGTCTCCAACATGGTAACGGCTAAGATCAGAGACTTGGGTAAGGCCGGTCAAATCATCGATGCAGTAGCAGTGGCTGGTGGGGACTTGACCCGGGTTCAGGGAATATACTTCTCCATCGAATATCCTGTTCCATACCAGATGCAGGCTCGCGAGAAGGCATTTGCCGATGCCAGGGCTAAGGCGGAACAGATGGCCAATCTCGCCAAGGTGAAACTTGACGACCCGATCTCTATCAGCGAGAGCAGTGGGTATGTCTCCCCCGTTCGCATGGACTATGCCTCGAAGGATGAGGGTTCTTCCTCCATGCCGATCAGCCCCGGTGAGCAGGAGATCAGCGTCAGCGTTTACATCGTCTACGGTATGGACTAA
- the ruvB gene encoding Holliday junction branch migration DNA helicase RuvB, with protein MSREPSIRGEDQEPKGAPIQREDEESFILSLRPPTLDEYIGQPELVESLTIALTAAKNRGEPLDHVLLHGPPGLGKTTLAHIIANEMQTKITHTAGPALEKPVDIVGILSNLDNGEVLFIDEIHRLSRTIEEYLYSAMEDFEVNFIYGKGAYAKTLPFKLKHFTLIGATTRAGMLSPPLRDRFGMSYHLDYYSPEELTKVVKRSAGILGVQVEEKGAVEIAKRSRGTPRIANRLLRRVRDYAEVTGDGKITRELADEALTKEGVDQAGLDKLDRLYLNTVLKNYKGGPVGIEALAATINEEPNTLVDVVEPFLLKKGFIIRTPAGRRIGSAGRSHLGYDVESDRQRMML; from the coding sequence GTGAGCCGGGAGCCATCTATCAGGGGGGAAGATCAAGAGCCAAAAGGGGCCCCGATTCAGCGGGAGGATGAGGAGAGCTTTATCCTGAGCCTTCGTCCTCCGACTCTGGATGAGTACATCGGGCAGCCAGAGCTTGTGGAGAGCCTGACGATCGCTCTGACTGCCGCCAAAAACAGAGGCGAGCCTTTGGATCATGTTCTCCTTCACGGGCCGCCGGGATTGGGAAAAACCACGCTGGCCCATATCATCGCCAACGAGATGCAGACCAAGATCACTCACACCGCCGGTCCGGCGCTGGAGAAGCCGGTGGATATTGTGGGCATTCTCTCCAATCTCGATAACGGTGAGGTTCTTTTCATTGATGAAATACACCGCCTTTCCCGCACCATCGAAGAGTATCTGTACTCTGCCATGGAGGATTTTGAGGTCAACTTCATCTATGGCAAAGGGGCTTATGCCAAGACCCTTCCCTTCAAACTCAAGCATTTCACACTGATCGGCGCCACAACGCGGGCTGGAATGCTGTCTCCGCCACTGCGCGATCGATTCGGCATGAGCTATCATCTGGACTATTACTCCCCTGAAGAGCTGACCAAAGTGGTCAAGAGATCGGCTGGCATTCTAGGCGTGCAAGTTGAGGAGAAGGGAGCGGTGGAGATCGCCAAAAGATCGCGAGGCACGCCCCGGATTGCCAATCGGTTGCTCCGCCGCGTCAGGGACTACGCGGAGGTGACTGGCGATGGGAAGATCACCAGGGAACTGGCAGATGAGGCTCTGACCAAGGAGGGTGTGGACCAGGCCGGGCTGGATAAGCTCGACCGACTCTACCTGAACACTGTTCTGAAGAACTACAAAGGCGGACCGGTGGGCATTGAAGCTCTTGCCGCGACTATTAACGAAGAGCCGAACACTCTGGTTGACGTTGTTGAACCGTTCTTGCTGAAAAAGGGATTCATTATCCGCACACCGGCGGGAAGGCGAATCGGAAGTGCAGGGCGTTCTCACCTGGGCTATGATGTTGAGAGTGACAGGCAGCGGATGATGTTGTGA
- a CDS encoding Holliday junction ATP-dependent DNA helicase RuvA, with product MISHLSGAISSIDPDKSRIVVDVNSVGYEVMLPAFVMRSIVDRGKKEGDPITLQIYYHVSERQPRPVLVGFNSEFEKRFFERLIAVEDIGPSKAAKAFVFSVSTVANAIEDGDAKVLEKMPGIGARTAQKIIATLKEKVAEFALLKDEGYDSIPKVVRKDITDETIEVLAGLGYKRAEAKAKVEEALERNRGVKDIEDLIRDIFRSERK from the coding sequence GTGATCTCTCATCTCAGCGGGGCCATCAGCAGCATTGACCCAGACAAATCGAGAATAGTGGTCGATGTAAACAGCGTGGGCTACGAAGTGATGCTGCCAGCGTTTGTGATGCGGTCAATTGTTGATCGCGGAAAGAAAGAGGGAGACCCAATTACGCTGCAAATTTACTATCACGTCTCAGAGAGGCAGCCCCGGCCGGTGCTGGTGGGCTTCAACAGCGAATTCGAAAAACGGTTCTTCGAGCGGTTGATCGCCGTCGAAGATATCGGTCCCAGCAAGGCGGCCAAAGCCTTCGTCTTTTCCGTGTCAACAGTAGCTAACGCCATTGAGGATGGGGATGCCAAGGTTCTGGAAAAGATGCCTGGCATCGGCGCACGAACCGCTCAGAAGATCATCGCCACGCTTAAGGAGAAAGTGGCCGAGTTTGCCCTGCTCAAAGATGAAGGCTATGATAGCATTCCCAAGGTGGTACGGAAGGACATCACCGATGAGACCATCGAGGTCCTTGCCGGACTAGGCTATAAGCGAGCGGAGGCCAAAGCAAAGGTAGAAGAAGCCCTGGAACGAAATCGCGGGGTGAAAGATATTGAGGATCTGATCCGCGATATATTCCGATCTGAGAGGAAATGA
- the ruvC gene encoding crossover junction endodeoxyribonuclease RuvC, translating to MRILGIDPGLKTTGYGVIEIADRHIVLLEGGAIRTGSTEDALEVRLSRLYDGIDEVLDQFRPESLALEQLYSHYEHPTTAILMGHARGVICLAAAKKNIPVSSYASTQIKSTLTGSGRASKDQMQRAIQAMLKLKEIPQPNDVADALAVAICHYWTANSPVMAAIGGKRV from the coding sequence ATGAGAATTCTTGGGATTGATCCCGGGTTGAAGACGACGGGTTACGGAGTCATCGAGATCGCCGATCGCCATATTGTTTTGTTGGAAGGCGGAGCGATTCGCACCGGTTCTACCGAAGATGCCCTGGAGGTAAGGCTTTCCCGCCTGTATGACGGCATCGATGAAGTGCTCGACCAATTCCGCCCCGAATCCCTGGCGTTGGAACAGCTTTATTCCCACTATGAACACCCCACCACCGCGATTCTGATGGGGCATGCCAGAGGGGTGATTTGCCTGGCAGCGGCCAAGAAAAATATCCCGGTTTCCAGCTATGCTTCAACCCAGATCAAGTCGACTCTGACCGGTAGCGGCAGAGCGTCAAAAGACCAGATGCAACGGGCGATTCAAGCCATGCTCAAGCTCAAGGAAATCCCTCAGCCCAATGATGTGGCCGATGCACTGGCGGTAGCCATTTGCCATTACTGGACGGCCAATAGTCCGGTGATGGCTGCCATCGGGGGCAAGAGGGTTTAA